GATCATATATTATCATTAATACCAATAATTATATGATAAATGATAATATTTTATCGATTATAGATAAGACGCCAGATTCGTTAATGTTGGGTATTGCTCAACGTGTTAAACAAAGACGATTGGAAAAAGGATGGACACAAAAGATGCTTGCTGCAAAGGCAGGAGTCTCACTGCCGTCCTATAGGCGTTTTGAATCATCGGGAGAGATATCATTGCGCTCATTGGTGATGCTTGCTTTTGCATTGGATATGACGGATGAGTTCGAAACTCTTTTCAATAGCAGGACTTATCAAAGTCTTGATGAACTAATGAGAACAGAGCAACCGAAACAAAGGAAGCGAGGATATAAAAATGAATAGTGTTTCCATGATAGAGATTTTTATATCTAACTCGACTATTTCAACGGTTTGTTGAAAGACAACTAATCGGCAAAATACGCTAAACAAGCGGCGATGAGCAATTGAGCCAAAGCATTGCAACAACGCAAGCGCGGATTGATTCGCTGCGTAACCTACCCACCCTTAT
This is a stretch of genomic DNA from uncultured Bacteroides sp.. It encodes these proteins:
- a CDS encoding helix-turn-helix transcriptional regulator, with product MINDNILSIIDKTPDSLMLGIAQRVKQRRLEKGWTQKMLAAKAGVSLPSYRRFESSGEISLRSLVMLAFALDMTDEFETLFNSRTYQSLDELMRTEQPKQRKRGYKNE